The nucleotide sequence TGATTAAGAGTCAGCAGCTCTACCGGTTGAGCTAACAGCCCCAGCAGTGCTTCAGTTTAGAAGACGGTCCCCCTCTTGTCAACGCATTCTTAATCCAAAACTGACAAAGCCGGTGCTAGAGGTTTATACTGTTGGGCAAGGCTTCGGGGCCTAATTAGCAGCCCGCTTGGAGGATTTTCAGCGTGAATGCCCGTGCGATCGTGGTTACCTCAGGGAAAGGCGGCGTGGGTAAGACCACCACCACCGCCAACGTGGGCGCTGCTCTGGCCCGCCTGGGCGAGAAGGTGGCGGTGGTGGACGTGGACGTGGGGCTGCGCAACCTGGACGTGGTGATGGGCCTCGAGGGTCGGGTGGTCTACGACCTGATCGATGTGATTGAGGGAAAGTGCAGGCTGCGCCAAGCCCTCATTCGCGACAAGCGCGTCGAGGGGCTGGCCCTGCTCCCAGCTTCCCAGACCAAGGACAAGGAGTCCCTGGACCCTGAAAGGTTCCGTCAAATTGTGCGCGCCCTGCTGGAGGAGGAAGGCTTCGACCGGGTGCTCATCGACTCGCCTGCGGGGATTGAAAAGGGCTTCCAGACCGCGGTCACCCCGGCCGAGGGAGCCTTGGTGGTGGTGAACCCAGAAGTCTCCAGCGTGCGCGACGCCGACCGGATCATCGGCCTTCTGGAGGCCCGCGAAATCCGGGAAAACTACCTGGTCATCAACCGCATCCGCCCCAAGATGGTGCAGCGGGGCGACATGCTCTCGGTGGAGGATGTGGTGGAAATTCTGGGCATCAAGCCCATCGGCATCGTCCCGGAGGACGAAAGCGTGCTAATCGCCTCAAACCAGGGGGAGCCCCTGGTCCTCAAAAACGGCTCCCCGGCCGGCCGGGCCTTCAGCGAAATCGCCCAGCGGGTACGGGGCGAGGAGGTGCCCTTCACCTCCCTCAGCGACTCACCCGGCTTCCTCGGTACCCTGCGCCGCCTGTTTGGGGGTAGATGATGGGTTTCTGGCCTTTCGGCGGCAAAAGCAGCAAAGAACAGCTCAAGGAGAGGCTGAAGCTGGTGCTGGCCTACGACCGGCTCCACCTTTCGCCCGGGCTGGTGGAGCAGCTCAAGGAAGACCTGCTGGCGGTGCTCAGGCGCTACTTCCCGGAGGAGGAGGGGATCTCCATCCAGGTCGAGACCCTCAACGACAAGATGAAGCTCCAGGCCGATGTGCCGATTCCTAAGTAGCCTGTCGAAGCTCGGCGAGCTGGACCTCCTCCGTCAAAAGCTCCACCCCAATTGGCCCGAAGTTCTCTTCCTGCCACATCTCCACCCAACCCAGCCGCTTGGCCTCTAGAAGGGCGAGAAAGGCAACCACCCGCTCGCTCCACCCCCGAAAGGGAAGCTGGTGGAAAAACCCCCGGCGCCCCCCTCGCAAAAAGCCCAGCAGGCGCCCCCAGGCCTCCTTGAGACTGAAGCGCTCCGGTGGGAGCAAAAGTTCTGCCCGGCGGGCAAGGGGCTCCGCTGCCCGAACCAGAAGCTCCAAGGAGAGGGAACGCACCCGCCGGTCCTTAGGCAGGGGGGGTGGGGCTACCGGCAGCACCCGGGCCCGCTCGCGCGAACGCTGTTCTAAAAAAGCGATGGCCTCTTCCAAGGCCACCAGGGTATCGAGCACCACCGGTGCTTCGGCCTCGAGGTCCTCCTCCACCGGCACGGGGTCGTCCCCCTGGGCCAGGGCCCGCAGTTTGTGCAGCAGAAGTTCGGCCAGCAAGGGCAAAAGCGCACTGCGTTCGCTCAGATCG is from Meiothermus sp. QL-1 and encodes:
- a CDS encoding chromosome segregation protein ScpA; this translates as MIRLSFEGFSGSPRELAERVRRGQVAARDLPLLLLTEQAMAQVEALDLSERSALLPLLAELLLHKLRALAQGDDPVPVEEDLEAEAPVVLDTLVALEEAIAFLEQRSRERARVLPVAPPPLPKDRRVRSLSLELLVRAAEPLARRAELLLPPERFSLKEAWGRLLGFLRGGRRGFFHQLPFRGWSERVVAFLALLEAKRLGWVEMWQEENFGPIGVELLTEEVQLAELRQAT
- the minD gene encoding septum site-determining protein MinD; its protein translation is MNARAIVVTSGKGGVGKTTTTANVGAALARLGEKVAVVDVDVGLRNLDVVMGLEGRVVYDLIDVIEGKCRLRQALIRDKRVEGLALLPASQTKDKESLDPERFRQIVRALLEEEGFDRVLIDSPAGIEKGFQTAVTPAEGALVVVNPEVSSVRDADRIIGLLEAREIRENYLVINRIRPKMVQRGDMLSVEDVVEILGIKPIGIVPEDESVLIASNQGEPLVLKNGSPAGRAFSEIAQRVRGEEVPFTSLSDSPGFLGTLRRLFGGR
- the minE gene encoding cell division topological specificity factor MinE; its protein translation is MGFWPFGGKSSKEQLKERLKLVLAYDRLHLSPGLVEQLKEDLLAVLRRYFPEEEGISIQVETLNDKMKLQADVPIPK